In a single window of the Halomicroarcula saliterrae genome:
- a CDS encoding ABC transporter permease — protein sequence MGTSDRLERLREQAGVGGRDASEPTVLAVVVLAISLLLVSPIAWVLITASEMPTGRLVELVLSETTTTVTVNTVVLVATVTAMSVLVGVPLAILTVQTDLPFKRFWTITSALPLVVPSYIGAFAFVSAFGPRGELADLLAPLGVEQIPTIYGLHGAVLVLTLFTYPYVFLTTRASLISFDGTVVEAARTLNHTRWQAFKRVTLPQIAPGIAAGALLVALYALSDFGTPAIMRYDVFTRMIFVEEQARNLDAAAVLSLLLLVLAMAILAVESRIGASRDGAYVASGDRRAGEIELGYWKYPAMAFCAAIATLCLALPVGILTQWLLRASESAPSGFQFTATHVVNSVGLAAGAAGLCVVVALPIAYLSARGDGKLSSLPERVSYVGYAVPGVVIGLSLIYLALRFVPFLYQSLFVLVFAYVVRFLPQAVGTTESSILQVDPSYIEAARSLGYGPITSFRKVVLPLVAPGIAAGAALVFLTTMKELPATLMLRPIGFETIVTYIWLVRGAAYQGQAAVPALILVGVSGLSMLVILRQEG from the coding sequence ATGGGGACGAGCGACCGACTGGAACGGCTCCGCGAGCAAGCGGGCGTCGGCGGCCGCGACGCCAGCGAGCCGACGGTGCTCGCAGTCGTCGTCCTCGCCATCTCGCTCCTGCTTGTCTCGCCGATAGCGTGGGTTCTCATCACGGCGAGCGAGATGCCGACCGGTCGCCTCGTCGAACTCGTCCTCAGCGAGACGACGACCACGGTCACGGTGAACACGGTCGTGCTCGTCGCCACCGTCACCGCGATGTCAGTGCTCGTCGGCGTTCCACTGGCGATTCTCACCGTCCAGACCGACCTCCCGTTCAAGCGGTTCTGGACGATAACGTCCGCCCTGCCGCTGGTCGTGCCGAGCTACATCGGCGCCTTCGCGTTCGTCTCGGCGTTCGGTCCCCGCGGCGAGCTCGCGGACCTGCTCGCGCCGCTGGGCGTCGAGCAGATTCCGACTATCTACGGGCTCCACGGCGCGGTCCTCGTGTTGACGCTGTTTACGTACCCCTACGTCTTCCTGACCACGCGGGCGTCGCTCATCTCCTTCGACGGGACCGTCGTCGAGGCCGCCCGCACCCTGAACCACACGCGCTGGCAGGCGTTCAAACGTGTCACGCTCCCCCAGATCGCCCCGGGTATCGCCGCCGGCGCCCTGCTGGTGGCCCTGTACGCGCTCTCGGATTTCGGGACGCCCGCTATCATGCGCTACGACGTGTTCACGCGGATGATATTCGTCGAGGAACAGGCCCGGAATCTGGACGCCGCCGCCGTCCTCTCCTTGCTCTTGCTCGTACTCGCGATGGCGATACTGGCCGTCGAGTCGCGTATCGGCGCGAGCCGCGACGGCGCGTACGTCGCCAGCGGTGACCGCCGGGCGGGCGAGATCGAGCTCGGCTACTGGAAGTACCCCGCGATGGCCTTCTGTGCCGCCATCGCGACGCTCTGTCTCGCGCTCCCTGTCGGCATCCTCACGCAGTGGCTGCTCCGGGCGAGCGAGAGCGCCCCGTCGGGCTTTCAGTTCACCGCGACCCACGTCGTCAACTCCGTCGGACTGGCCGCCGGGGCCGCGGGCCTCTGTGTCGTCGTCGCGCTGCCGATAGCGTATCTCTCGGCCCGCGGGGACGGCAAGCTCTCCTCGCTGCCCGAGCGGGTGTCCTACGTCGGCTACGCCGTCCCCGGCGTCGTCATCGGTCTCTCGCTCATCTACCTCGCGCTCCGCTTCGTCCCGTTCCTCTACCAGAGCCTCTTCGTGCTCGTGTTCGCCTACGTCGTGCGCTTCCTGCCACAGGCCGTCGGCACGACCGAGTCCTCGATTCTGCAGGTCGACCCGAGCTACATCGAGGCGGCCCGCTCGCTGGGCTACGGGCCGATAACGTCGTTCCGGAAGGTCGTCCTCCCGCTGGTCGCGCCGGGCATCGCCGCCGGGGCGGCGCTGGTCTTCCTGACGACGATGAAAGAGCTGCCGGCGACGCTCATGCTTCGCCCCATCGGCTTCGAGACCATCGTAACGTACATCTGGCTGGTCCGCGGAGCAGCATACCAAGGACAGGCAGCCGTCCCGGCGCTGATTCTCGTCGGCGTCTCGGGGCTCTCGATGCTCGTCATCCTCAGACAGGAGGGGTAA
- a CDS encoding ArnT family glycosyltransferase codes for MNRLRQPRTQAAVVAVMGGLVVYALAHVVFPYHTSNHDEAVYLQQAAMLLEGQLFLRPPVDGPFRPWFFVESGRGLYSKYTPPTAAMFAVGKLLGGYRVALGLVAAGALAGTYHTVREAFDARTGVVASALMFASPLFLLEASVFLSYVPTMFWNLVFAASYLHADRTGSRKTAALSGLAVGIAFFARPYTAVLFATPFILHALWSLRELHRPAVERLGLTAALGLVGVAATLGYNAVVTGDPFLFPYQAFAPLDGLGFGRREIAGYSRTFTPSLSLRANAEVLWVYATEWVVAGPLGTLAALVGVWTVRQRGFDDRQLALAGVGLTIPLGNVLFWGNLNILGELSDPSDGLIAFFGPYYHTDLLVPTVAFGAVGLLAAVEWSREAVPRRLPDDRARPALAALLLVAATVGGGSAVAAVGSPVAENYDVTQQYEQAYEPFEGRALDDSVVFLPRTYGDWLNHPFQLLRNDPGYDGQTVYAMQRQQFAVVDSYPDRTYYRYVFRGEWAPFLDRPVEPRLQPVTVASGDSVTTDISATVPESAESVTVRLTNGTANTSSSNYTTVGDPTELSLGLRTDANRTRLTGDGVDEAVSVPTPRRGTVTVVAFVDFGADRAVKYRWELPVTETATGVRALTPRLEVCWSERFCGGKAAYVPGTHRDGVQLNATVETTG; via the coding sequence ATGAACCGCCTGCGACAGCCTCGCACGCAGGCGGCTGTCGTCGCAGTTATGGGCGGTCTCGTCGTCTACGCTCTCGCACACGTCGTCTTTCCGTACCACACCAGTAACCACGACGAGGCGGTGTATCTCCAGCAGGCCGCGATGTTGCTGGAGGGACAGCTGTTCCTCCGCCCGCCGGTCGACGGCCCGTTCCGGCCGTGGTTCTTCGTCGAGAGCGGACGGGGGCTGTACTCGAAGTACACGCCGCCCACGGCGGCGATGTTCGCCGTCGGCAAGCTGCTGGGCGGCTACCGGGTGGCGCTGGGACTCGTCGCGGCCGGCGCGCTCGCCGGCACCTACCACACGGTCCGTGAAGCGTTCGACGCCCGGACCGGCGTCGTCGCCAGCGCCCTCATGTTCGCGTCGCCGCTGTTCCTGCTGGAGGCGTCCGTGTTCCTCTCGTACGTGCCGACGATGTTCTGGAACCTCGTCTTCGCGGCGTCGTATCTCCACGCCGACCGGACGGGGAGCCGAAAGACGGCGGCGCTGTCCGGTCTCGCCGTCGGCATCGCCTTCTTCGCCCGGCCCTACACGGCGGTGCTGTTCGCGACGCCCTTCATCCTCCACGCGCTGTGGTCGCTGCGGGAGTTGCACCGACCGGCGGTCGAACGGCTGGGGCTGACCGCGGCGCTGGGTCTCGTCGGCGTCGCGGCGACGCTCGGGTACAACGCCGTCGTCACCGGCGACCCGTTCCTGTTCCCGTATCAGGCGTTCGCGCCGCTGGACGGGCTCGGTTTCGGCAGGCGCGAGATTGCCGGCTACTCCCGGACGTTTACGCCCTCGCTCTCCCTGCGGGCCAACGCGGAGGTGCTCTGGGTGTACGCGACCGAGTGGGTCGTCGCCGGCCCGCTGGGGACGCTCGCTGCGCTGGTCGGTGTCTGGACCGTCCGGCAGCGCGGCTTCGACGACCGCCAGCTCGCTCTCGCCGGCGTCGGGCTGACGATACCGCTCGGGAACGTCCTCTTCTGGGGGAACCTGAACATCCTGGGCGAGCTGTCCGACCCCTCGGACGGCCTCATCGCGTTCTTCGGGCCGTACTACCACACGGACCTGCTCGTTCCGACGGTGGCGTTCGGGGCCGTGGGCCTGCTGGCGGCCGTCGAGTGGAGCCGAGAAGCGGTTCCGAGACGGCTCCCCGACGACCGCGCGCGTCCGGCGCTGGCGGCCCTGTTGCTCGTCGCCGCGACGGTCGGCGGCGGGTCGGCCGTCGCCGCGGTCGGGAGTCCGGTCGCGGAGAACTACGACGTGACCCAGCAGTACGAACAGGCCTACGAGCCCTTCGAGGGCCGTGCGCTGGACGACAGCGTCGTCTTTCTCCCCCGGACCTACGGGGACTGGCTGAACCACCCGTTCCAGCTGCTGCGCAACGACCCCGGTTACGACGGCCAGACAGTGTACGCGATGCAGCGCCAGCAGTTCGCCGTCGTCGACAGCTACCCCGACCGGACGTACTACCGGTACGTGTTCCGGGGCGAGTGGGCGCCGTTCCTCGACAGACCGGTCGAGCCCCGTCTCCAGCCGGTGACCGTCGCCAGCGGCGACAGCGTGACCACCGACATCTCGGCGACGGTGCCCGAGTCGGCGGAGTCGGTCACCGTCCGGCTGACGAACGGGACGGCGAACACCAGTTCGAGCAACTACACGACCGTCGGCGACCCGACGGAGCTCTCGCTGGGGCTCCGGACCGACGCCAACCGGACGCGGCTGACCGGTGACGGCGTCGACGAGGCCGTCTCCGTCCCGACGCCGAGACGCGGGACGGTGACCGTCGTCGCGTTCGTCGATTTCGGCGCCGACCGCGCGGTCAAGTACCGCTGGGAGCTCCCGGTGACCGAGACAGCGACCGGCGTCCGGGCACTGACGCCGCGGCTGGAGGTCTGCTGGTCGGAGCGGTTCTGTGGCGGGAAGGCCGCGTACGTCCCCGGGACCCACCGGGACGGCGTGCAACTCAACGCGACAGTGGAGACAACAGGATGA
- a CDS encoding alpha-1 4-glucan-protein synthase, whose translation MTEQDICVMVPTIRNPECMTEYFENAREHGFDLDRLFVVLVTEDFCDAESMQAMLDAEGVDGTVFDGEARSEWYAEQGIEEFSHLVPAASHAQTSFGLLYLWAHEFEYGVFIDDDTAPHDSVDFFGTHMDNLAFEGEIERVRSDENWVNVLYQNEEDHGLYPRGYPYAAMDETVEMDTTEVERVVASQGLWTNVPDLDAVRILMDGDLQGQAQTRTSDADFDGDFVAADGHYLTVCSMNLAFRREVVPAFYQLPMDDNEWDVGRFDDIWSGLFLKRACDVLGGKIYNGDPLCEHNKAPRSTFSDLTNEVHGLELNEHVWEEVDAVGDDADSYEAVFRAMADRLAEGDYEDWENGAFLNHCGEYMRDWLDCLDEVAAARTAKPTAPAADD comes from the coding sequence ATGACAGAGCAGGACATCTGCGTGATGGTTCCGACGATTCGGAACCCCGAATGCATGACCGAATACTTCGAGAACGCCCGCGAGCACGGGTTCGACCTGGACCGGCTGTTCGTCGTTCTCGTCACCGAAGACTTCTGTGACGCCGAGTCGATGCAGGCGATGCTCGACGCGGAAGGCGTCGACGGGACGGTCTTCGACGGCGAGGCCCGCAGCGAGTGGTACGCCGAACAGGGCATCGAGGAGTTCTCGCATCTGGTCCCCGCGGCCAGCCACGCCCAGACCTCGTTCGGACTGCTGTATCTGTGGGCCCACGAGTTCGAGTACGGCGTCTTCATCGACGACGACACCGCGCCCCACGACTCGGTCGACTTCTTCGGGACCCACATGGACAATCTCGCCTTCGAGGGCGAAATCGAGCGGGTCCGTTCCGACGAGAACTGGGTGAACGTCCTCTACCAGAACGAGGAGGACCACGGCCTCTACCCGCGTGGCTATCCCTACGCGGCGATGGACGAGACCGTCGAGATGGACACCACCGAAGTCGAGCGCGTGGTCGCCTCGCAGGGCCTCTGGACGAACGTGCCCGACCTCGACGCCGTCCGCATCCTGATGGACGGCGACCTGCAGGGCCAGGCGCAGACCCGGACCTCGGACGCGGACTTCGACGGCGATTTCGTCGCCGCCGACGGGCACTACCTGACCGTCTGCTCGATGAACCTCGCCTTCCGCCGGGAGGTCGTCCCCGCGTTCTACCAGCTGCCCATGGACGACAACGAGTGGGACGTGGGTCGCTTCGACGACATCTGGTCGGGCCTGTTCCTCAAACGGGCCTGTGACGTGCTGGGCGGGAAGATATACAACGGCGACCCGCTCTGTGAACACAACAAGGCCCCGCGGTCGACGTTCTCGGACCTCACGAACGAAGTCCACGGCCTCGAACTGAACGAACACGTCTGGGAAGAGGTCGACGCTGTCGGCGACGACGCCGACTCCTACGAAGCGGTGTTCCGTGCGATGGCCGACCGTCTGGCCGAGGGCGACTACGAGGACTGGGAGAACGGCGCCTTCCTCAACCACTGCGGGGAGTACATGCGCGACTGGCTCGACTGCCTGGACGAAGTGGCGGCCGCGCGGACGGCGAAACCGACCGCGCCCGCGGCGGACGACTGA
- a CDS encoding ABC transporter ATP-binding protein: MANQEPSQRISEFETIETAVDDPEETVLSIDGVSKDYGAELAVEELSLSVNDGELLTLLGPSGCGKTTTLRMIAGLEAPSEGTITIAGETVTAADDGAFRKPEERDVGIVFQDYALFPHLTVAENIAFGLDEMDDVETGERVAELLELVDLEAHDEKMPSQLSGGQQQRVALARSLAPEPDVLLLDEPFSNLDVRLRVEMREEVRRILKRAGVTAISVTHDQEEALSISDRVAIMNDGAIAQIGNPGEVFENPESRFVASFLGQASFLSARVTDKLETGLGPFPLELLNGPIEAYDGAMIDVLVRPDDLQAMPTTEAKADGYVVHRQYNGPSFIYRVELHSGDVVHCMHNHVETFEAGQPVEVDLAADHELAWYPAE; the protein is encoded by the coding sequence ATGGCAAACCAGGAACCATCACAGCGGATTTCCGAGTTCGAAACGATAGAGACGGCGGTCGACGACCCCGAGGAGACCGTCCTCTCGATAGACGGCGTCTCGAAAGACTACGGCGCCGAGCTCGCGGTCGAGGAGCTCTCGCTGTCGGTCAACGACGGCGAGCTCCTGACGCTGCTGGGGCCCTCGGGCTGTGGGAAGACGACGACGCTGCGTATGATCGCCGGCCTCGAAGCGCCAAGCGAGGGGACCATCACCATCGCCGGCGAGACGGTGACCGCCGCCGACGACGGCGCCTTCCGCAAACCCGAAGAGCGCGACGTGGGCATCGTCTTTCAGGACTACGCCCTCTTTCCCCATCTCACCGTCGCCGAGAACATCGCCTTCGGCCTCGACGAGATGGACGACGTCGAGACCGGCGAGCGGGTCGCCGAGCTGCTCGAACTCGTCGACCTCGAAGCGCACGACGAGAAGATGCCGAGCCAGCTCTCGGGCGGCCAGCAACAGCGCGTCGCGCTGGCCCGGTCGCTGGCCCCCGAACCCGACGTGTTGTTGCTGGACGAGCCGTTCTCGAATCTGGACGTGCGCCTGCGCGTCGAGATGCGCGAGGAGGTCCGACGCATCCTCAAACGGGCCGGCGTCACCGCTATCTCGGTGACTCACGACCAGGAGGAGGCCCTCTCTATCAGCGACCGGGTCGCTATCATGAACGACGGGGCCATCGCCCAGATAGGCAACCCCGGCGAGGTGTTCGAGAACCCCGAGAGCCGCTTCGTCGCGAGCTTCCTCGGGCAGGCCAGCTTCCTCTCGGCGCGCGTGACGGACAAGCTCGAAACCGGGCTGGGTCCGTTCCCCCTCGAACTGCTGAACGGCCCCATCGAGGCCTACGACGGCGCGATGATAGACGTGCTCGTCCGACCGGACGACCTGCAGGCGATGCCGACGACCGAAGCCAAGGCCGACGGCTACGTCGTCCACCGCCAGTACAACGGCCCCTCCTTCATCTACCGTGTCGAGCTGCACAGCGGCGACGTGGTCCACTGCATGCACAACCACGTCGAGACCTTCGAGGCCGGCCAGCCGGTCGAAGTGGACCTGGCGGCCGACCACGAACTCGCCTGGTACCCCGCAGAATGA
- a CDS encoding extracellular solute-binding protein, producing MTDSTGGSSRRRFLALGGATAAGSLAGCFGLFNNDNTQVGVSLSDFRGSGPLVEQRGQPGGTSITDLPPLEGDLTVYVGGGEGGLYLDLLSLFEQAYSGFTVNHKVEGSSSLANTIVSEYENDATRADVFMSVDAGSLGAVANAGATRSLPSEALDAVPGSFQDGDGRWVGFAGRARAIPYNSDRLSESDIPSSVQEFPNTAALEGAMGWAPTYGAFQSFITAMRLNRGDDAARSWLQSMQDHGVTEYGNEFAISNSAADGELAAGFANHYYSLRVRSGRPNAPLELAFTEGDAGALVNVSGLEILDGTSKADLAANFVRHVLSSEAQEFFATRAYAYPMISGVQPVGGLPRIDDLNPPDIDLTELADISGTVDLMREAGLTI from the coding sequence ATGACTGATTCCACAGGCGGTTCCTCACGTCGGCGGTTCCTGGCGCTGGGTGGCGCCACCGCTGCCGGCTCGCTGGCGGGCTGTTTCGGACTGTTCAACAACGACAACACTCAGGTCGGCGTCTCGCTGTCCGATTTCCGCGGCTCCGGTCCGCTGGTCGAACAGCGCGGCCAGCCCGGCGGCACCTCTATCACTGACCTCCCGCCCCTGGAAGGCGACCTGACCGTCTACGTCGGCGGCGGCGAAGGCGGGCTCTACCTCGACCTCCTCTCGCTGTTCGAGCAGGCCTACAGCGGCTTCACCGTCAACCACAAGGTCGAGGGGTCGAGCAGCCTCGCAAACACCATCGTCTCGGAGTACGAGAACGACGCGACACGGGCCGACGTGTTCATGTCCGTCGACGCGGGGTCGCTGGGCGCGGTGGCGAACGCCGGTGCGACCCGGTCCCTGCCGAGCGAAGCCCTCGACGCCGTGCCCGGCAGCTTCCAGGACGGGGACGGGCGCTGGGTCGGGTTCGCGGGCCGAGCGCGGGCGATTCCGTACAACAGCGACCGACTCTCCGAATCGGACATCCCCAGCTCCGTTCAGGAGTTCCCGAACACCGCCGCTCTGGAGGGGGCCATGGGCTGGGCGCCGACCTACGGCGCGTTCCAGTCGTTCATCACTGCGATGCGGCTCAACCGCGGCGACGACGCCGCGAGATCGTGGCTGCAGTCGATGCAGGACCACGGGGTCACCGAGTACGGCAACGAGTTCGCTATCTCGAACAGCGCGGCCGACGGCGAGCTCGCGGCCGGCTTCGCCAACCACTACTACTCTCTGCGGGTCCGCTCTGGCCGACCGAACGCGCCGCTGGAACTGGCCTTCACCGAGGGCGACGCGGGCGCGCTGGTCAACGTCTCCGGGCTGGAAATCCTCGACGGGACGAGCAAGGCCGACCTCGCGGCGAACTTCGTCCGGCACGTCCTCTCCTCCGAGGCTCAGGAGTTCTTCGCCACCCGAGCCTACGCCTACCCGATGATCTCCGGGGTACAGCCGGTCGGCGGACTCCCGCGCATCGACGACCTGAATCCGCCGGATATCGACCTCACCGAGCTGGCCGACATCTCGGGCACCGTCGACCTGATGCGCGAGGCCGGCCTCACCATCTGA
- a CDS encoding acyl-CoA carboxylase subunit beta: MSKQEEDETEAIDDPIEELREKRREAELGGGESRIESQHEKGKMTARERIDFLVDEGSFREVDTFVEHRSTNFGMEEKRFPGDAVVTGYGEVDGRKVFLFAHDFTVLGGSVGEVVADKICKVMDKAIENGVPVIGLNDSGGARIQEGVDSLVGFAKIFERNTKASGLIPQISAIMGPCAGGATYSPALTDFTFMVQDTSHMFITGPNVIETVTGEQVSKEELGGASSHSTKSGVAHFSYPSEEEALENIRRLLSYLPQNNMEEPPRVEPWDEPDREVPEVTDIVPSAPRKPYDMSQVVGRIVDEESLFEVHSNWARNVITGFARMDGQSVGIVANQPRVSAGTLDIDAAEKGARFVRFCDSFNIPILTFVDVPGFMPGTDQEHNGIIRRGAKLIYAYAEATVPLLSVVVRKAYGGAYIVMSSKFLGSDVNYAWPGSEMAVLGPRGAVNILYRNEIAEADDPDARRQELMDDFREEFAHPYGPAKRGYLDDVIEPKETRKRLIDDLDLLQRKREDSPPKDHGNIPL, translated from the coding sequence ATGAGCAAACAGGAAGAAGACGAGACCGAGGCGATTGACGACCCCATCGAGGAGCTCCGCGAGAAACGCCGCGAGGCCGAACTCGGCGGGGGCGAGTCCCGCATCGAGTCCCAACACGAGAAAGGGAAGATGACCGCCCGCGAGCGCATCGACTTCCTCGTCGACGAGGGGTCGTTCAGGGAGGTCGACACCTTCGTCGAACACCGCTCGACGAACTTCGGGATGGAGGAGAAGCGCTTCCCCGGCGACGCCGTCGTCACCGGCTACGGCGAGGTCGACGGCCGCAAGGTGTTCCTCTTCGCCCACGACTTCACCGTCCTCGGGGGCTCCGTCGGGGAGGTCGTCGCCGACAAGATCTGCAAAGTGATGGACAAGGCCATCGAGAACGGCGTCCCCGTCATCGGACTGAACGACTCCGGCGGGGCCCGGATTCAGGAGGGCGTGGACTCGCTCGTCGGCTTCGCGAAGATTTTCGAGCGCAACACCAAGGCCAGCGGCCTCATTCCCCAGATTTCGGCCATCATGGGCCCCTGTGCCGGCGGCGCGACCTACTCGCCGGCGCTGACTGACTTTACGTTCATGGTGCAAGACACCAGCCACATGTTCATCACCGGGCCCAACGTCATCGAGACGGTCACCGGCGAGCAGGTGTCGAAGGAGGAACTCGGCGGGGCCAGCTCTCACTCGACGAAGTCTGGGGTCGCCCACTTCTCGTACCCCTCCGAGGAGGAGGCCTTGGAGAACATCCGCCGCCTCCTGTCGTACCTGCCCCAGAACAACATGGAGGAGCCCCCGCGGGTCGAGCCCTGGGACGAGCCCGACCGCGAGGTCCCGGAGGTCACGGACATCGTCCCGTCGGCCCCGCGGAAACCCTACGACATGTCACAGGTCGTCGGGCGCATCGTCGACGAGGAGTCGCTGTTCGAGGTCCACAGCAACTGGGCGCGCAACGTCATCACCGGCTTCGCCCGGATGGACGGCCAGTCGGTCGGTATCGTCGCCAACCAGCCCCGCGTGAGCGCGGGCACGCTCGATATCGACGCCGCCGAGAAGGGCGCCCGCTTCGTCCGGTTCTGTGACTCGTTTAACATCCCCATCCTCACCTTCGTCGACGTCCCGGGCTTCATGCCCGGCACCGACCAGGAGCACAACGGCATCATCCGCCGCGGCGCGAAGCTCATCTACGCCTACGCCGAGGCGACGGTGCCGCTGCTGTCGGTCGTCGTGCGTAAGGCCTACGGCGGCGCCTACATCGTGATGTCGTCGAAGTTCCTGGGCAGCGACGTGAACTACGCCTGGCCCGGCTCCGAGATGGCCGTGCTGGGTCCGCGCGGGGCGGTCAACATCCTCTATCGCAACGAGATAGCCGAGGCCGACGACCCCGACGCCAGACGGCAGGAGCTGATGGACGACTTCCGCGAGGAGTTCGCCCATCCCTACGGTCCGGCCAAACGCGGTTATCTCGACGACGTCATCGAACCCAAGGAGACGCGCAAACGGCTCATCGACGACCTGGACCTGCTCCAGCGCAAGCGCGAGGACAGCCCGCCGAAAGACCACGGCAACATCCCACTGTAA
- a CDS encoding beta-ketoacyl-ACP reductase — MNLENQTCVVTGSSRGIGRGIATDLGDHGANVVVNYRSSEAEANAVVEQIRESGGDAIAAQADVAKADEVRAMRREVSDEFGNVDVLVNNAGITIDKKFEKMTREDWDTVMNVNLGGVFNCTDIFYEDLKRADHGRLINISSVVGQQGNIGQANYATTKSGLFGFTRTLALELAHTGATANCVAPGFVETDMLDEVPERVQEKILREIPLDRFATVEDIAGIVRFVASEESSYMTGQVLGVNGGMEW; from the coding sequence ATGAACCTCGAAAACCAGACCTGCGTGGTGACGGGCTCGTCGCGCGGGATCGGCCGCGGGATCGCGACCGACCTCGGCGACCACGGGGCGAACGTCGTGGTCAACTACCGCTCCTCGGAGGCAGAGGCCAACGCCGTCGTAGAGCAGATCCGCGAGAGCGGGGGCGACGCCATCGCCGCCCAGGCCGACGTCGCCAAAGCCGACGAAGTGCGGGCGATGCGCCGGGAGGTCTCCGACGAGTTCGGCAACGTCGACGTGCTCGTCAACAACGCCGGCATCACCATCGACAAGAAGTTCGAGAAGATGACCCGGGAGGACTGGGACACGGTGATGAACGTCAACCTCGGGGGCGTGTTCAACTGTACCGACATCTTCTACGAGGACCTCAAACGCGCGGACCACGGGCGACTCATCAACATATCGAGCGTCGTGGGCCAGCAGGGCAACATCGGGCAGGCGAACTACGCCACGACGAAGTCGGGGCTGTTCGGATTCACGCGCACGCTCGCGCTCGAACTCGCCCACACCGGCGCGACGGCCAACTGCGTGGCGCCGGGCTTCGTGGAGACGGACATGCTCGACGAGGTCCCGGAACGCGTCCAGGAGAAGATTCTGCGCGAGATACCGCTCGACCGGTTCGCCACCGTCGAGGACATCGCCGGCATCGTGCGCTTCGTCGCCAGCGAAGAGTCGAGCTACATGACCGGACAGGTACTCGGGGTCAACGGCGGGATGGAGTGGTAA
- a CDS encoding DUF7544 domain-containing protein produces the protein MATIRSLTESFGVLKRNPVVFAVGLLYAVIVLPQTAMSLMGIPLVPRLFQIVTFFITPFVLAGLLGMTYEGRVRATGFGTFTKIGKKKYVSVLAGNLINFVITAVFGFVTFIVVVFTIGLTFSAAQSESVLSSIGIVFVAVLAGLGLVYLLVMFFLQFYAPAIVTDNVGVIEGYRRSVGLVKRNIVQTLGFGVLNLLLGLLLLLPAIALVVVTIFGAGALGAGATAGAGSTGASGISGSTGGTGLSLVLIAGIIGYSFITTVLMTPFRAAFSVSFYDNHRPAQWE, from the coding sequence ATGGCAACGATTCGGTCGTTAACGGAGTCGTTCGGCGTGTTGAAACGTAATCCCGTGGTGTTCGCGGTGGGGCTGCTGTACGCGGTTATCGTTCTCCCACAGACGGCGATGTCGTTGATGGGTATCCCGCTCGTCCCGCGGCTGTTCCAGATTGTCACCTTCTTCATTACGCCGTTCGTTCTCGCCGGTCTGCTGGGGATGACCTACGAGGGGCGAGTCAGGGCGACGGGCTTCGGGACGTTCACCAAGATAGGGAAAAAGAAGTACGTCTCGGTGCTGGCCGGGAACCTGATCAACTTCGTCATCACCGCGGTCTTCGGCTTCGTCACCTTCATCGTGGTGGTTTTCACTATCGGTCTCACCTTCTCGGCGGCCCAGAGCGAATCGGTGCTCAGTTCCATCGGTATCGTCTTCGTCGCGGTGTTGGCCGGGCTGGGACTCGTCTACCTGCTCGTCATGTTTTTCCTGCAGTTCTACGCGCCAGCCATCGTCACCGACAACGTCGGTGTCATCGAGGGATACCGGCGCAGCGTCGGGCTCGTGAAACGCAACATCGTCCAGACGCTCGGTTTCGGTGTCCTGAACCTCCTGCTGGGGCTGTTGCTCCTGTTGCCCGCTATCGCGCTCGTCGTGGTCACCATCTTCGGCGCGGGCGCACTCGGCGCCGGGGCAACTGCCGGAGCCGGGAGCACCGGTGCGAGCGGCATCTCCGGGTCGACGGGCGGGACCGGACTCAGCCTGGTCCTGATAGCCGGCATCATCGGGTACTCCTTTATCACGACGGTACTGATGACACCGTTCCGGGCGGCCTTTTCGGTGTCGTTCTACGACAATCACCGCCCTGCCCAGTGGGAGTAA